A genomic stretch from Lathyrus oleraceus cultivar Zhongwan6 chromosome 2, CAAS_Psat_ZW6_1.0, whole genome shotgun sequence includes:
- the LOC127119211 gene encoding protein NETWORKED 2D isoform X3: protein MLQRAASNAYSWWWASHIRTKQSKWMEQNLQDMEEKVQHAIKLVEEDGDSFAKRAEMYYKKRPELISFIEETYKAYRALAERYDHISTELQNANNAIASVFPDRVPFMDEEEESASPRTPKKMQTEVSKANVPKPPLRDLKSVVTAATAATKKLNPKKTTALSVASKVPKSGLSRKDALEEVDKLQKQILSLQTVKEFVKSSYDNAIARYWETGEKIKELQDKVSVLQDEIGEGIVIEDDEARRLMAEAALKSCQETLEQLEVKQEKSVDETKVESERINDVKAKLASLMNEFQYDQSESKELRVKRDGRSVAERKDLEKEEGELTQQIHDLQSLQETVKVHFEASSHSSLAATEMAEKIDELVNKVISLETSVSSQTALVNRLKTETDELQGQVRTLEDDKESLIKDENKLNEQLRDMEQKMLAVQDLNHTVEDQNSDLKSHFTEAHSNIDSLSVEVQSLQPSEEVKVGDSAQMQKNSSDQNESKHEPEAKVPLNEEDNVLQNEVKKSEKEHTDLLKDAVNTDEELKIANDVKEKVASDNKIKVTDSPQDTLETEGAASVENRPPKELKEQEKALNPGDNNQKETVAMSTITNTENCSSESFEKLQENDAEKGSTTTENTLGVDQKEHGKDTVATSTSTTAENHSSESFDKLQENDAEKGSTTTENTLGVDQKEHGKDTVATSTSTTAENHSSESFDKLQENDAEKGSTTTENTLGVDQKEHGKDTVAMSTSTTAENHSSESFDKMQENNAETGSTKTKTLGDDHKEHTTAADDEPDWRQMFLNGMQDREKTLLTEYTNTLRSYKVVKKKLAEIENKNQDNHLDYCLKSQLHELKTSNSLKDQEIRILHRKLSLLQITMEGNEDMTDSTSILPQEEHDIEKLLKIDLPESTCAIEEKFRSNIDEVLEENLTFWLKFSTTYAEIQRFETTINDLQTEVSKLEKKIKPSEGSGSLKHSLKSDARPIYKHLTEIQTDITVWMEKSALLKTELQCRFSSLCVIQEEITNALKASAEDEDFRFTSYEAAKFQGEVLNMKQENNRVADELQAGLDMVTSLQLEVEKALVKLNEQFGLSASKREESGQLSQSESRARVPLRSFIFGVKPKKQSIFSCMSPGMNRKFKSAKN from the exons ATGTTGCAGAGAGCAGCAAGCAATGCATATTCATGGTGGTGGGCTAGTCACATCAGAACAAAACAATCAAAATGGATGGAGCAAAACCTTCAAG ATATGGAGGAAAAGGTACAGCATGCTATAAAACTCGTAGAGGAAGATGGAGACTCATTTGCAAAGAGAGCAGAAATGTATTACAAAAAGAGACCGGAGCTGATAAGTTTTATTGAAGAAACATACAAGGCTTACCGAGCTTTAGCGGAACGATATGATCACATATCGACGGAGTTGCAGAATGCTAATAACGCCATTGCTTCTGTTTTTCCGGATCGAGTTCCGTTTATGGATGAAGAAGAGGAAAGTGCATCGCCTAGGACTCCGAAAAAAATGCAGACGGAAGTGTCTAAAGCAAATGTTCCAAAGCCTCCTCTTAGAGATTTGAAAAGCGTGGTAACAGCAGCGACGGCGGCCACGAAGAAACTTAATCCGAAAAAGACTACGGCGCTGTCGGTTGCTTCTAAAGTTCCTAAATCTGGATTAAGCAGAAAGGACGCGCTTGAGGAGGTTGACAAGCTGCAGAAACAGATTTTATCTCTACAAACTGTGAAGGAGTTTGTGAAAAGCTCGTATGATAATGCAATCGCGAGGTACTGGGAAACGGGAGAGAAGATCAAGGAATTACAAGATAAAGTTTCTGTTCTGCAAGATGAAATCGGAGAAGGTATTGTTATTGAGGACGATGAAGCGCGCCGATTGATGGCTGAAGCTGCTCTTAAGTCATGCCAAGAGACATTAGAACAGTTGGAAGTGAAACAGGAAAAATCAGTTGATGAAACCAAAGTCGAATCCGAAAGAATAAATGATGTTAAGGCGAAATTAGCCTCTCTCATGAATGAGTTTCAATATGATCAGAGCGAATCGAAAGAGCTGAGGGTCAAAAGAGATGGAAGAAGCGTAGCCGAGAGAAAGGACTTGGAAAAAGAAGAGGGGGAATTGACGCAACAGATACATGATTTGCAGTCATTACAGGAAACTGTTAAGGTGCACTTTGAAGCTAGCTCCCATTCGTCTCTGGCTGCGACAGAAATGGCGGAGAAGATTGATGAGCTTGTGAACAAAGTGATTAGCTTGGAAACTTCAGTTTCATCTCAGACTGCTCTAGTAAATAGATTGAAAACAGAAACGGATGAACTTCAAGGCCAGGTTCGAACTCTGGAAGACGATAAGGAAAGTTTGATCAAAGATGAAAATAAACTGAACGAACAACTGAGAGACATGGAACAGAAGATGCTTGCGGTTCAAGATCTAAACCATACTGTTGAAGATCAGAATAGCGATCTCAAGAGTCATTTCACTGAAGCACATTCTAATATCGATAGCCTCTCAGTGGAAGTCCAAAGTTTGCAGCCAAGTGAGGAGGTTAAGGTAGGAGATTCAGCACAGATGCAAAAGAACTCATCGGACCAAAACGAATCAAAACATGAACCTGAAGCGAAAGTTCCATTGAACGAAGAAGACAATGTCTTACAGAATGAAGTAAAGAAGTCGGAAAAGGAACATACCGATTTGTTAAAAGATGCAGTAAATACAGATGAGGAGCTTAAGATTGCCAATGATGTAAAAGAAAAAGTAGCATCAGATAACAAGATCAAGGTAACTGATTCACCACAAGATACCTTAGAAACGGAAGGAGCGGCCTCAGTGGAAAACAGACCTCCAAAAGAGTTAAAAGAACAAGAGAAGGCTCTTAATCCTGGAGATAATAATCAAAAAGAAACAGTAGCCATGAGTACAATTACAAATACGGAAAATTGTTCTTCGGAGAGTTTTGAGAAACTGCAAGAAAATGATGCTGAGAAAG GTTCAACCACGACAGAGAATACTCTTGGAGTTGATCAGAAAGAGCATGGAAAAGATACAGTAGCTACGAGTACAAGTACAACAGCTGAAAATCATTCTTCAGAGAGTTTTGATAAACTGCAAGAAAATGATGCTGAGAAAGGTTCAACCACGACAGAGAATACTCTTGGAGTTGATCAGAAAGAGCATGGAAAAGATACAGTAGCTACGAGTACAAGTACAACAGCTGAAAATCATTCTTCAGAGAGTTTTGATAAACTGCAAGAAAATGATGCTGAGAAAGGTTCAACCACGACAGAGAATACTCTTGGAGTTGATCAGAAAGAGCATGGAAAAGATACAGTAGCTATGAGTACAAGTACAACAGCTGAAAATCATTCTTCAGAGAGTTTTGATAAAATGCAAGAAAATAATGCTGAGACAGGTTCAACTAAGACAAAGACTCTTGGAGATGATCATAAAGAGCATACAACAGCAGCAGATGATGAACCTGATTGGAGACAAATGTTTTTGAATGGAATGCAAGATAGAGAAAAAACTCTTCTAACTGAGTACACTAATACTCTTCGGAGTTACAAGGTTGTGAAGAAGAAGCTCGCCGAAATAGAGAACAAAAATCAAGACAACCACTTGGATTATTGTTTGAAATCTCAGTTGCATGAGTTGAAGACATCTAATTCTTTGAAAGATCAAGAAATAAGAATTTTACATCGGAAACTCAGTCTTTTGCAGATAACAATGGAGGGAAATGAGGACATGACTGACTCAACTTCAATTCTACCACAAGAAGAACATGACATTGAGAAACTTCTAAAAATTGATCTACCTGAATCTACATGCGCTATTGAAGAGAAGTTCCGGTCTAATATAGATGAAGTTCTAGAGGAGAACTTAACTTTCTGGTTAAAGTTCAGTACAACTTATGCTGAGATACAAAGGTTTGAAACCACTATCAATGATTTGCAAACCGAGGTATCAAAACTTGAGAAAAAAATAAAGCCTTCAGAAGGTAGTGGCAGCTTAAAGCATAGTCTAAAATCAGATGCGCGGCCGATTTATAAACACCTGACAGAGATTCAAACTGATATAACAGTCTGGATGGAGAAAAGCGCATTGCTGAAAACAGAATTACAGTGTAGATTCTCGTCTCTGTGTGTCATCCAAGAGGAGATAACAAATGCATTGAAAGCCAGTGCTGAAGATGAAGATTTCAGGTTTACGAGCTATGAAGCAGCCAAGTTCCAAGGTGAGGTTTTGAACATGAAACAGGAAAACAATAGGGTTGCTGATGAACTTCAAGCAGGTTTAGATATGGTAACATCACTTCAACTTGAAGTCGAAAAGGCACTCGTGAAGTTGAATGAGCAATTTGGGTTATCAGCTTCAAAGAGAGAAGAAAGTGGACAACTAAGTCAGTCAGAATCTCGAGCTAGGGTTCCTCTCAGATCATTTATCTTTGGCGTGAAACCAAAGAAACAATCCATTTTCTCCTGCATGTCCCCTGGAATGAATAGGAAGTTCAAGTCTGCTAAGAATTAG
- the LOC127119211 gene encoding protein NETWORKED 2D isoform X2, with protein sequence MLQRAASNAYSWWWASHIRTKQSKWMEQNLQDMEEKVQHAIKLVEEDGDSFAKRAEMYYKKRPELISFIEETYKAYRALAERYDHISTELQNANNAIASVFPDRVPFMDEEEESASPRTPKKMQTEVSKANVPKPPLRDLKSVVTAATAATKKLNPKKTTALSVASKVPKSGLSRKDALEEVDKLQKQILSLQTVKEFVKSSYDNAIARYWETGEKIKELQDKVSVLQDEIGEGIVIEDDEARRLMAEAALKSCQETLEQLEVKQEKSVDETKVESERINDVKAKLASLMNEFQYDQSESKELRVKRDGRSVAERKDLEKEEGELTQQIHDLQSLQETVKVHFEASSHSSLAATEMAEKIDELVNKVISLETSVSSQTALVNRLKTETDELQGQVRTLEDDKESLIKDENKLNEQLRDMEQKMLAVQDLNHTVEDQNSDLKSHFTEAHSNIDSLSVEVQSLQPSEEVKVGDSAQMQKNSSDQNESKHEPEAKVPLNEEDNVLQNEVKKSEKEHTDLLKDAVNTDEELKIANDVKEKVASDNKIKVTDSPQDTLETEGAASVENRPPKELKEQEKALNPGDNNQKETVAMSTITNTENCSSESFEKLQENDAEKGSTTTENTLGVDQKEHGKDTVAMSTSTTAENHSSESFDKLQENDAEKGSTTTENTLGVDQKEHGKDTVATSTSTTAENHSSESFDKLQENDAEKGSTTTENTLGVDQKEHGKDTVATSTSTTAENHSSESFDKLQENDAEKGSTTTENTLGVDQKEHGKDTVAMSTSTTAENHSSESFDKMQENNAETGSTKTKTLGDDHKEHTTAADDEPDWRQMFLNGMQDREKTLLTEYTNTLRSYKVVKKKLAEIENKNQDNHLDYCLKSQLHELKTSNSLKDQEIRILHRKLSLLQITMEGNEDMTDSTSILPQEEHDIEKLLKIDLPESTCAIEEKFRSNIDEVLEENLTFWLKFSTTYAEIQRFETTINDLQTEVSKLEKKIKPSEGSGSLKHSLKSDARPIYKHLTEIQTDITVWMEKSALLKTELQCRFSSLCVIQEEITNALKASAEDEDFRFTSYEAAKFQGEVLNMKQENNRVADELQAGLDMVTSLQLEVEKALVKLNEQFGLSASKREESGQLSQSESRARVPLRSFIFGVKPKKQSIFSCMSPGMNRKFKSAKN encoded by the exons ATGTTGCAGAGAGCAGCAAGCAATGCATATTCATGGTGGTGGGCTAGTCACATCAGAACAAAACAATCAAAATGGATGGAGCAAAACCTTCAAG ATATGGAGGAAAAGGTACAGCATGCTATAAAACTCGTAGAGGAAGATGGAGACTCATTTGCAAAGAGAGCAGAAATGTATTACAAAAAGAGACCGGAGCTGATAAGTTTTATTGAAGAAACATACAAGGCTTACCGAGCTTTAGCGGAACGATATGATCACATATCGACGGAGTTGCAGAATGCTAATAACGCCATTGCTTCTGTTTTTCCGGATCGAGTTCCGTTTATGGATGAAGAAGAGGAAAGTGCATCGCCTAGGACTCCGAAAAAAATGCAGACGGAAGTGTCTAAAGCAAATGTTCCAAAGCCTCCTCTTAGAGATTTGAAAAGCGTGGTAACAGCAGCGACGGCGGCCACGAAGAAACTTAATCCGAAAAAGACTACGGCGCTGTCGGTTGCTTCTAAAGTTCCTAAATCTGGATTAAGCAGAAAGGACGCGCTTGAGGAGGTTGACAAGCTGCAGAAACAGATTTTATCTCTACAAACTGTGAAGGAGTTTGTGAAAAGCTCGTATGATAATGCAATCGCGAGGTACTGGGAAACGGGAGAGAAGATCAAGGAATTACAAGATAAAGTTTCTGTTCTGCAAGATGAAATCGGAGAAGGTATTGTTATTGAGGACGATGAAGCGCGCCGATTGATGGCTGAAGCTGCTCTTAAGTCATGCCAAGAGACATTAGAACAGTTGGAAGTGAAACAGGAAAAATCAGTTGATGAAACCAAAGTCGAATCCGAAAGAATAAATGATGTTAAGGCGAAATTAGCCTCTCTCATGAATGAGTTTCAATATGATCAGAGCGAATCGAAAGAGCTGAGGGTCAAAAGAGATGGAAGAAGCGTAGCCGAGAGAAAGGACTTGGAAAAAGAAGAGGGGGAATTGACGCAACAGATACATGATTTGCAGTCATTACAGGAAACTGTTAAGGTGCACTTTGAAGCTAGCTCCCATTCGTCTCTGGCTGCGACAGAAATGGCGGAGAAGATTGATGAGCTTGTGAACAAAGTGATTAGCTTGGAAACTTCAGTTTCATCTCAGACTGCTCTAGTAAATAGATTGAAAACAGAAACGGATGAACTTCAAGGCCAGGTTCGAACTCTGGAAGACGATAAGGAAAGTTTGATCAAAGATGAAAATAAACTGAACGAACAACTGAGAGACATGGAACAGAAGATGCTTGCGGTTCAAGATCTAAACCATACTGTTGAAGATCAGAATAGCGATCTCAAGAGTCATTTCACTGAAGCACATTCTAATATCGATAGCCTCTCAGTGGAAGTCCAAAGTTTGCAGCCAAGTGAGGAGGTTAAGGTAGGAGATTCAGCACAGATGCAAAAGAACTCATCGGACCAAAACGAATCAAAACATGAACCTGAAGCGAAAGTTCCATTGAACGAAGAAGACAATGTCTTACAGAATGAAGTAAAGAAGTCGGAAAAGGAACATACCGATTTGTTAAAAGATGCAGTAAATACAGATGAGGAGCTTAAGATTGCCAATGATGTAAAAGAAAAAGTAGCATCAGATAACAAGATCAAGGTAACTGATTCACCACAAGATACCTTAGAAACGGAAGGAGCGGCCTCAGTGGAAAACAGACCTCCAAAAGAGTTAAAAGAACAAGAGAAGGCTCTTAATCCTGGAGATAATAATCAAAAAGAAACAGTAGCCATGAGTACAATTACAAATACGGAAAATTGTTCTTCGGAGAGTTTTGAGAAACTGCAAGAAAATGATGCTGAGAAAG GTTCAACCACGACAGAGAATACTCTTGGAGTTGATCAGAAAGAGCATGGAAAAGATACAGTAGCTATGAGTACAAGTACAACAGCTGAAAATCATTCTTCAGAGAGTTTTGATAAACTGCAAGAAAATGATGCTGAGAAAGGTTCAACCACGACAGAGAATACTCTTGGAGTTGATCAGAAAGAGCATGGAAAAGATACAGTAGCTACGAGTACAAGTACAACAGCTGAAAATCATTCTTCAGAGAGTTTTGATAAACTGCAAGAAAATGATGCTGAGAAAGGTTCAACCACGACAGAGAATACTCTTGGAGTTGATCAGAAAGAGCATGGAAAAGATACAGTAGCTACGAGTACAAGTACAACAGCTGAAAATCATTCTTCAGAGAGTTTTGATAAACTGCAAGAAAATGATGCTGAGAAAGGTTCAACCACGACAGAGAATACTCTTGGAGTTGATCAGAAAGAGCATGGAAAAGATACAGTAGCTATGAGTACAAGTACAACAGCTGAAAATCATTCTTCAGAGAGTTTTGATAAAATGCAAGAAAATAATGCTGAGACAGGTTCAACTAAGACAAAGACTCTTGGAGATGATCATAAAGAGCATACAACAGCAGCAGATGATGAACCTGATTGGAGACAAATGTTTTTGAATGGAATGCAAGATAGAGAAAAAACTCTTCTAACTGAGTACACTAATACTCTTCGGAGTTACAAGGTTGTGAAGAAGAAGCTCGCCGAAATAGAGAACAAAAATCAAGACAACCACTTGGATTATTGTTTGAAATCTCAGTTGCATGAGTTGAAGACATCTAATTCTTTGAAAGATCAAGAAATAAGAATTTTACATCGGAAACTCAGTCTTTTGCAGATAACAATGGAGGGAAATGAGGACATGACTGACTCAACTTCAATTCTACCACAAGAAGAACATGACATTGAGAAACTTCTAAAAATTGATCTACCTGAATCTACATGCGCTATTGAAGAGAAGTTCCGGTCTAATATAGATGAAGTTCTAGAGGAGAACTTAACTTTCTGGTTAAAGTTCAGTACAACTTATGCTGAGATACAAAGGTTTGAAACCACTATCAATGATTTGCAAACCGAGGTATCAAAACTTGAGAAAAAAATAAAGCCTTCAGAAGGTAGTGGCAGCTTAAAGCATAGTCTAAAATCAGATGCGCGGCCGATTTATAAACACCTGACAGAGATTCAAACTGATATAACAGTCTGGATGGAGAAAAGCGCATTGCTGAAAACAGAATTACAGTGTAGATTCTCGTCTCTGTGTGTCATCCAAGAGGAGATAACAAATGCATTGAAAGCCAGTGCTGAAGATGAAGATTTCAGGTTTACGAGCTATGAAGCAGCCAAGTTCCAAGGTGAGGTTTTGAACATGAAACAGGAAAACAATAGGGTTGCTGATGAACTTCAAGCAGGTTTAGATATGGTAACATCACTTCAACTTGAAGTCGAAAAGGCACTCGTGAAGTTGAATGAGCAATTTGGGTTATCAGCTTCAAAGAGAGAAGAAAGTGGACAACTAAGTCAGTCAGAATCTCGAGCTAGGGTTCCTCTCAGATCATTTATCTTTGGCGTGAAACCAAAGAAACAATCCATTTTCTCCTGCATGTCCCCTGGAATGAATAGGAAGTTCAAGTCTGCTAAGAATTAG
- the LOC127119211 gene encoding kinase-interacting protein 1 isoform X5, with protein sequence MLQRAASNAYSWWWASHIRTKQSKWMEQNLQDMEEKVQHAIKLVEEDGDSFAKRAEMYYKKRPELISFIEETYKAYRALAERYDHISTELQNANNAIASVFPDRVPFMDEEEESASPRTPKKMQTEVSKANVPKPPLRDLKSVVTAATAATKKLNPKKTTALSVASKVPKSGLSRKDALEEVDKLQKQILSLQTVKEFVKSSYDNAIARYWETGEKIKELQDKVSVLQDEIGEGIVIEDDEARRLMAEAALKSCQETLEQLEVKQEKSVDETKVESERINDVKAKLASLMNEFQYDQSESKELRVKRDGRSVAERKDLEKEEGELTQQIHDLQSLQETVKVHFEASSHSSLAATEMAEKIDELVNKVISLETSVSSQTALVNRLKTETDELQGQVRTLEDDKESLIKDENKLNEQLRDMEQKMLAVQDLNHTVEDQNSDLKSHFTEAHSNIDSLSVEVQSLQPSEEVKVGDSAQMQKNSSDQNESKHEPEAKVPLNEEDNVLQNEVKKSEKEHTDLLKDAVNTDEELKIANDVKEKVASDNKIKVTDSPQDTLETEGAASVENRPPKELKEQEKALNPGDNNQKETVAMSTITNTENCSSESFEKLQENDAEKGSTTTENTLGVDQKEHGKDTVATSTSTTAENHSSESFDKLQENDAEKGSTTTENTLGVDQKEHGKDTVAMSTSTTAENHSSESFDKMQENNAETGSTKTKTLGDDHKEHTTAADDEPDWRQMFLNGMQDREKTLLTEYTNTLRSYKVVKKKLAEIENKNQDNHLDYCLKSQLHELKTSNSLKDQEIRILHRKLSLLQITMEGNEDMTDSTSILPQEEHDIEKLLKIDLPESTCAIEEKFRSNIDEVLEENLTFWLKFSTTYAEIQRFETTINDLQTEVSKLEKKIKPSEGSGSLKHSLKSDARPIYKHLTEIQTDITVWMEKSALLKTELQCRFSSLCVIQEEITNALKASAEDEDFRFTSYEAAKFQGEVLNMKQENNRVADELQAGLDMVTSLQLEVEKALVKLNEQFGLSASKREESGQLSQSESRARVPLRSFIFGVKPKKQSIFSCMSPGMNRKFKSAKN encoded by the exons ATGTTGCAGAGAGCAGCAAGCAATGCATATTCATGGTGGTGGGCTAGTCACATCAGAACAAAACAATCAAAATGGATGGAGCAAAACCTTCAAG ATATGGAGGAAAAGGTACAGCATGCTATAAAACTCGTAGAGGAAGATGGAGACTCATTTGCAAAGAGAGCAGAAATGTATTACAAAAAGAGACCGGAGCTGATAAGTTTTATTGAAGAAACATACAAGGCTTACCGAGCTTTAGCGGAACGATATGATCACATATCGACGGAGTTGCAGAATGCTAATAACGCCATTGCTTCTGTTTTTCCGGATCGAGTTCCGTTTATGGATGAAGAAGAGGAAAGTGCATCGCCTAGGACTCCGAAAAAAATGCAGACGGAAGTGTCTAAAGCAAATGTTCCAAAGCCTCCTCTTAGAGATTTGAAAAGCGTGGTAACAGCAGCGACGGCGGCCACGAAGAAACTTAATCCGAAAAAGACTACGGCGCTGTCGGTTGCTTCTAAAGTTCCTAAATCTGGATTAAGCAGAAAGGACGCGCTTGAGGAGGTTGACAAGCTGCAGAAACAGATTTTATCTCTACAAACTGTGAAGGAGTTTGTGAAAAGCTCGTATGATAATGCAATCGCGAGGTACTGGGAAACGGGAGAGAAGATCAAGGAATTACAAGATAAAGTTTCTGTTCTGCAAGATGAAATCGGAGAAGGTATTGTTATTGAGGACGATGAAGCGCGCCGATTGATGGCTGAAGCTGCTCTTAAGTCATGCCAAGAGACATTAGAACAGTTGGAAGTGAAACAGGAAAAATCAGTTGATGAAACCAAAGTCGAATCCGAAAGAATAAATGATGTTAAGGCGAAATTAGCCTCTCTCATGAATGAGTTTCAATATGATCAGAGCGAATCGAAAGAGCTGAGGGTCAAAAGAGATGGAAGAAGCGTAGCCGAGAGAAAGGACTTGGAAAAAGAAGAGGGGGAATTGACGCAACAGATACATGATTTGCAGTCATTACAGGAAACTGTTAAGGTGCACTTTGAAGCTAGCTCCCATTCGTCTCTGGCTGCGACAGAAATGGCGGAGAAGATTGATGAGCTTGTGAACAAAGTGATTAGCTTGGAAACTTCAGTTTCATCTCAGACTGCTCTAGTAAATAGATTGAAAACAGAAACGGATGAACTTCAAGGCCAGGTTCGAACTCTGGAAGACGATAAGGAAAGTTTGATCAAAGATGAAAATAAACTGAACGAACAACTGAGAGACATGGAACAGAAGATGCTTGCGGTTCAAGATCTAAACCATACTGTTGAAGATCAGAATAGCGATCTCAAGAGTCATTTCACTGAAGCACATTCTAATATCGATAGCCTCTCAGTGGAAGTCCAAAGTTTGCAGCCAAGTGAGGAGGTTAAGGTAGGAGATTCAGCACAGATGCAAAAGAACTCATCGGACCAAAACGAATCAAAACATGAACCTGAAGCGAAAGTTCCATTGAACGAAGAAGACAATGTCTTACAGAATGAAGTAAAGAAGTCGGAAAAGGAACATACCGATTTGTTAAAAGATGCAGTAAATACAGATGAGGAGCTTAAGATTGCCAATGATGTAAAAGAAAAAGTAGCATCAGATAACAAGATCAAGGTAACTGATTCACCACAAGATACCTTAGAAACGGAAGGAGCGGCCTCAGTGGAAAACAGACCTCCAAAAGAGTTAAAAGAACAAGAGAAGGCTCTTAATCCTGGAGATAATAATCAAAAAGAAACAGTAGCCATGAGTACAATTACAAATACGGAAAATTGTTCTTCGGAGAGTTTTGAGAAACTGCAAGAAAATGATGCTGAGAAAG GTTCAACCACGACAGAGAATACTCTTGGAGTTGATCAGAAAGAGCATGGAAAAGATACAGTAGCTACGAGTACAAGTACAACAGCTGAAAATCATTCTTCAGAGAGTTTTGATAAACTGCAAGAAAATGATGCTGAGAAAGGTTCAACCACGACAGAGAATACTCTTGGAGTTGATCAGAAAGAGCATGGAAAAGATACAGTAGCTATGAGTACAAGTACAACAGCTGAAAATCATTCTTCAGAGAGTTTTGATAAAATGCAAGAAAATAATGCTGAGACAGGTTCAACTAAGACAAAGACTCTTGGAGATGATCATAAAGAGCATACAACAGCAGCAGATGATGAACCTGATTGGAGACAAATGTTTTTGAATGGAATGCAAGATAGAGAAAAAACTCTTCTAACTGAGTACACTAATACTCTTCGGAGTTACAAGGTTGTGAAGAAGAAGCTCGCCGAAATAGAGAACAAAAATCAAGACAACCACTTGGATTATTGTTTGAAATCTCAGTTGCATGAGTTGAAGACATCTAATTCTTTGAAAGATCAAGAAATAAGAATTTTACATCGGAAACTCAGTCTTTTGCAGATAACAATGGAGGGAAATGAGGACATGACTGACTCAACTTCAATTCTACCACAAGAAGAACATGACATTGAGAAACTTCTAAAAATTGATCTACCTGAATCTACATGCGCTATTGAAGAGAAGTTCCGGTCTAATATAGATGAAGTTCTAGAGGAGAACTTAACTTTCTGGTTAAAGTTCAGTACAACTTATGCTGAGATACAAAGGTTTGAAACCACTATCAATGATTTGCAAACCGAGGTATCAAAACTTGAGAAAAAAATAAAGCCTTCAGAAGGTAGTGGCAGCTTAAAGCATAGTCTAAAATCAGATGCGCGGCCGATTTATAAACACCTGACAGAGATTCAAACTGATATAACAGTCTGGATGGAGAAAAGCGCATTGCTGAAAACAGAATTACAGTGTAGATTCTCGTCTCTGTGTGTCATCCAAGAGGAGATAACAAATGCATTGAAAGCCAGTGCTGAAGATGAAGATTTCAGGTTTACGAGCTATGAAGCAGCCAAGTTCCAAGGTGAGGTTTTGAACATGAAACAGGAAAACAATAGGGTTGCTGATGAACTTCAAGCAGGTTTAGATATGGTAACATCACTTCAACTTGAAGTCGAAAAGGCACTCGTGAAGTTGAATGAGCAATTTGGGTTATCAGCTTCAAAGAGAGAAGAAAGTGGACAACTAAGTCAGTCAGAATCTCGAGCTAGGGTTCCTCTCAGATCATTTATCTTTGGCGTGAAACCAAAGAAACAATCCATTTTCTCCTGCATGTCCCCTGGAATGAATAGGAAGTTCAAGTCTGCTAAGAATTAG